The Papaver somniferum cultivar HN1 chromosome 3, ASM357369v1, whole genome shotgun sequence genome includes a region encoding these proteins:
- the LOC113356065 gene encoding protein NRT1/ PTR FAMILY 5.10-like: MAVPSTKPGNDEDEPLMKTTSSNPLISTGSDTIEGIVDYRGERVLSYGSNIGGWRSALLIIGAEFGETVAYYGISSNLIRYLTGPLGLSTVTAVANINAWCGMVWMLPLVGAFVADSYLGRYRTIFYSSVIYVLGLGFLTLSVLLNSLMTPTGDDAPNETSSDSPPPSLVLFFFLSLYLVAIGKAGFKPCAEAFGADQFDERNPEERSSKSSFFNWWYFGLCVGSSISHLVLTYIQDNISWVLGFAIPCIFMLLGLFVFVRGKKTYRFSVDENKENPILRIFRVYVASARNWRATSITTEVEGKTISYNHQFRVGAHQFKFLDKALIELPNLDKLGSNQHGISCTIDQVEDAKVILRLVPIWIVCLVYAIVSAQCSTFFTKQASTMNRTIGQGIQIPPASLLSVISLSIIIFIPIYDRIFVPLSRVLTQKESGITMLQRIGCGIFLSTMAMVLAALVEKKRLQTALDFGLIDKPNEIIPISFGWLVPQYILFGIAEVFTMVGLQEFFYDQVPDDLRSMGLSLYFSIFGIGDFLSGFLIYAINKSTSRRIQGTWFPDNLNRAHLDYFYWFLAGLSALNLVVYLHVSKFYLYRKRERYGLLQNPIQIDWLVRHKLVL; encoded by the exons ATGGCAGTACCATCTACAAAACCTGGAAATGATGAGGATGAACCTTTGATGAAAACCACTAGTAGTAATCCTCTGATCAGTACTGGTTCTGATACAATTGAAGGTATTGTTGATTATAGAGGAGAGCGAGTACTGAGTTATGGATCAAATATTGGTGGTTGGAGATCAGCTCTTCTCATAATTGGAGCTGAATTTGGAGAGACTGTAGCTTACTATGGAATATCTTCAAATCTAATCAGGTATCTAACTGGTCCTTTAGGTCTGTCCACTGTTACAGCTGTAGCTAATATCAACGCTTGGTGTGGTATGGTATGGATGCTTCCACTTGTTGGTGCCTTTGTTGCAGACTCTTATCTTGGTCGATATCGTACCATCTTCTACTCTTCTGTCATCTATGTACTG GGACTAGGATTTCTAACTCTATCAGTACTTCTAAATTCTCTTATGACCCCCACCGGAGACGACGCaccgaatgaaacctcttctgattctcctcctccttctttagtcctgtttttctttttatcattGTACCTAGTAGCAATTGGCAAGGCTGGATTTAAGCCATGCGCAGAAGCTTTTGGTGCCGATCAATTTGATGAACGAAACCCCGAGGAGAGATCATCCAAAAGCTCATTCTTCAATTGGTGGTATTTCGGATTATGTGTTGGTAGTAGCATTTCTCATCTGGTCTTGACCTACATTCAAGATAACATAAGCTGGGTTCTTGGTTTCGCTATTCCTTGCATTTTTATGCTCCTTGGGCTCTTTGTTTTTGTACGCGGAAAGAAAACATACCGGTTTAGTGTAGATGAGAACAAAGAAAATCCAATATTAAGAATATTTAGAGTATATGTTGCATCCGCAAGGAATTGGAGAGCTACTTCCATTACTACCGAAGTGGAGGGAAAAACAATATCGTATAATCATCAATTTCGTGTCGGTGCTCACCAATTCAA GTTTTTGGACAAGGCATTGATCGAATTACCAAACTTGGATAAACTTGGTTCAAATCAACATGGCATATCATGTACTATTGATCAGGTTGAAGATGCAAAAGTAATTCTACGCTTGGTTCCTATATGGATTGTATGTTTAGTGTATGCAATTGTGTCTGCTCAATGCTCAACTTTCTTCACAAAGCAGGCAAGCACCATGAACAGAACAATAGGACAAGGCATCCAAATACCACCTGCATCCCTTTTAAGCGTCATTTCTTTATCAATCATTATTTTCATTCCAATTTATGACAGAATTTTTGTTCCTTTAAGTCGAGTTTTAACCCAAAAAGAAAGTGGCATAACAATGCTCCAGAGAATTGGTTGCGGCATATTTCTATCTACAATGGCAATGGTTTTAGCGGCTTTAGTTGAGAAGAAGAGACTTCAAACTGCTTTGGATTTTGGATTAATAGACAAGCCGAATGAAATAATTCCTATCAGTTTCGGGTGGTTGGTTCCTCAATATATATTGTTTGGTATTGCTGAGGTTTTCACCATGGTTGGCTTGCAAGAATTCTTTTACGATCAAGTGCCAGACGACTTGAGAAGTATGGGTCTTTCTTTGTACTTTAGTATTTTTGGCATAGGGGACTTTTTGAGCGGCTTTCTCATCTATGCCATTAATAAATCAACTAGTAGGCGCATTCAAGGTACTTGGTTCCCTGATAACCTAAATCGAGCTCATCTCGATTATTTTTATTGGTTCCTTGCTGGACTTAGCGCGTTAAATTTAGTAGTCTACTTGCatgtttcaaagttttatctctaTAGAAAAAGGGAAAGATACGGTTTACTCCAAAATCCTATTCAAATAGACTGGTTAGTTAGGCACAAGTTAGTTCTCTAG